One Chitinivibrionales bacterium DNA segment encodes these proteins:
- a CDS encoding class I SAM-dependent methyltransferase yields MDRKEYVKMFSLEASHWWFAGMRHNYLQRVSKYFRPGDLILDVGMGTGIISLELRRVGLRSVGVDISKDALSYAKKRQGLVCVQAMGCSLPFCQHSFDGAVCFDTMEHVPDEIALLTSIRQALSPNGMLVISVPAHPFLFGAHDRALGHERRYSRWSLERALLKSGFSPVSIEWLNVTLFPPIALVRWIRRIYQGNRQLSKSDMSEIPDPLNSVLKTILAAEAGWTKLLPFLPGLSLLAVAQDRST; encoded by the coding sequence ATGGACCGAAAAGAATATGTAAAAATGTTTTCTTTGGAAGCATCTCACTGGTGGTTCGCGGGGATGCGTCACAACTACCTGCAAAGAGTCTCGAAGTACTTTAGGCCGGGCGACCTCATCCTTGATGTTGGAATGGGCACCGGCATCATCTCTTTGGAGCTTCGGCGGGTGGGCCTGCGTTCCGTGGGCGTAGATATTTCGAAGGATGCATTATCATATGCGAAAAAACGTCAAGGATTGGTCTGTGTCCAGGCCATGGGATGTTCCCTTCCATTTTGCCAACACTCATTTGACGGCGCGGTATGTTTTGACACCATGGAACATGTCCCCGACGAAATAGCTCTGTTGACCTCCATCCGGCAAGCTCTCTCGCCGAACGGCATGCTCGTTATCTCCGTCCCGGCCCATCCATTCCTTTTCGGCGCGCACGACCGCGCCCTCGGCCACGAACGCCGCTACTCGAGGTGGAGCCTGGAGCGTGCACTGCTGAAAAGCGGATTTTCACCGGTGAGCATTGAATGGCTCAACGTTACGCTGTTTCCGCCGATCGCTTTGGTTAGGTGGATCAGAAGAATTTATCAGGGAAATCGGCAGTTAAGCAAGAGTGACATGTCCGAAATTCCAGATCCCCTCAATTCTGTCCTTAAGACGATTCTCGCGGCCGAGGCCGGCTGGACAAAGCTGCTTCCGTTCTTACCCGGCCTCTCGCTTCTGGCTGTCGCGCAAGACCGATCAACATGA